A single region of the Leishmania panamensis strain MHOM/PA/94/PSC-1 chromosome 23 sequence genome encodes:
- a CDS encoding poly(A)-specific ribonuclease PARN, putative (TriTrypDB/GeneDB-style sysID: LpmP.23.0660), giving the protein MQVRRDNFPAVFPHFQKLLHACDFYAVDEEMTGIGVPEVTETITFAPSETYHSKRLAASRYSIIQVGVCLFRRIPVSSSAAAAGVGASAPRRYVAYPFNFLLFPQFADDYTAEERAGDVVVSPSALAFLRRHGMDFQRWVYDGMAFCDASREAALRARLAAAVSQPETAAESLFTDAERLWLEEARQTAQALVGRVEAAWAEARQQKVGSVSFLASVAVEGGKEAVLPVQASRAAREQLELELAREYPQLSVRSRRAGPSGYVVTLAVLSPEEVSKHAWRAAQKERRQLLDTVGFRLVFTELVKSRKPCVGHNCFADWLFLMSAMDGALPEQLPQWKARARELFPCMWDTRYLASRHDLFPRSRFGNISLGGLHEAYMGASPHCTVELPLGFEGYDPVTLLGRGGSNAAHEAGYDALMTGTVLLNLLGEAGYTLETAPAELSHKLALFRSLYAVDLRSDTTDEYTPTAAGVLDLEHAATVKPHHIESCLAMQDVTEVSLYSVTDGRTLGVLPADAPSAEVLARRLNENCSRLLRAAPYVPPHLCPQSPGTAGRTAATVVSTFPMPAPEGLLLGGGGGAMRRTMQRLMRCRRW; this is encoded by the coding sequence ATGCAGGTGCGTCGCGACAACTTCCCGGCGGTCTTCCCACACTTCCAGAAGCTTCTGCACGCATGCGATTTCTACGCAGTAGATGAAGAGATGACGGGCATTGGGGTGCCGGAGGTAACAGAGACAATTACCTTTGCGCCGTCGGAGACGTACCACTCGAAGCGGCTTGCGGCGAGCCGATATTCGATCATCCAGGTTGGCGTGTGTCTCTTCCGTCGCATCCCCGTGTCgtccagtgctgctgctgccggtgtcggcgcgtcggcgccgcggcgctaCGTGGCGTACCCGTTTAACTTTCTACTCTTCCCGCAGTTTGCGGACGACTACACGGCCGAGGAGCGTGCCGGCGACGTTGTGGTGAGTCCGTCGGCGCTGGCCTTTCTGCGGCGCCACGGCATGGACTTTCAAAGGTGGGTGTACGACGGCATGGCTTTCTGCGACGCCTCGCGCGAGGCGGCCCTGCGCGCGCGactcgcggcggcggtgtcacaGCCGGAGACGGCTGCGGAGTCGCTCTTCACGGATGCGGAGAGGTTGTGgttggaggaggcgaggcaaACGGCACAGGCGCTGGTGGGGCGCGTCGAGGCGGCGTGGGCAGAGGCGCGGCAACAGAAGGTAGGCAGTGTGTCGTTCCTAGCGTCGGTTGCGGTGGAGGGTggaaaggaggcggtgctgccggtgcaAGCAAGTCGCGCAGCGCGTGAGCAGCTagagctggagctggcgcgTGAATATCCGCAGCTGTCGGTGCGCTCGCGGCGGGCGGGTCCGAGTGGGTATGTGGTAACAttggcggtgctgtcgccggAGGAGGTGTCGAAGCATGCGTGGAGGGCAGCGCagaaggagcggcggcagctgcttgaCACAGTCGGCTTCCGACTTGTCTTCACGGAGCTGGTGAAGAGCCGCAAGCCTTGCGTCGGCCACAACTGCTTCGCTGACTGGCTTTTCCTCATGTCCGCGATGGACGGCGCGCTGccggagcagctgccgcagtggaAGGCGCGTGCGCGGGAGCTGTTTCCGTGCATGTGGGACACTCGCTACCTGGCGTCGCGCCACGATCTGTTTCCGCGCAGTCGGTTCGGCAATATCAGCCTTGGCGGCCTGCACGAGGCATACATGGGCGCGTCGCCGCACTGCACCGTTGAGCTGCCGCTGGGCTTTGAGGGGTACGACCCAGTGACACTGCTGGGGCGTGGCGGTAGCAATGCAGCGCACGAGGCTGGGTACGATGCGCTCATGACGGGTACAGTGCTGCTCAACCTGCTGGGCGAGGCGGGATACACGCTGGAGACTGCGCCGGCGGAGCTGAGCCACAAGCTGGCGCTCTTTCGCTCCCTCTATGCCGTGGACCTGCGCAGCGATACGACGGACGAGTAcacgccgacggcggcgggggtCCTGGACCTGGAGCACGCGGCGACGGTGAAGCCGCACCACATCGAGTCGTGCCTAGCGATGCAGGACGTGACTGAGGTGTCACTCTACAGCGTGACGGACGGGCGGACGCTTGGTGTCCTGCCGGCTGATGCGCCGTCGGCCgaggtgctggcgcggcggctgaACGAGAATTGctcgcgcctgctgcgcgccgCACCCTACGTGCCGCCACATCTTTGCCCCCAATCGCCGGGCACAGCTGGGAGGACGGCGGCCACTGTGGTGTCGACATTTCCGATGCCTGCGCCGGAAGGGCTTCTGCTtggtggcgggggtggggcgatgcggcgcacgaTGCAGCGGCTGatgcggtgccgccgctggtaA
- a CDS encoding hypothetical protein (TriTrypDB/GeneDB-style sysID: LpmP.23.0650) encodes MNVLHSFVKVTFGPVTAAEEDLANSPFAPTEKMKVVSRQPLTFCLTVTYDNVARDVSKEQAAKTFLSMVGVHSLETAWSHLFGAVQVVPFLLYKSDSSAGSEGKKPSSVLQASSPSMLPFTSEVWINCTGSAFVCGTPQFWSSHRYTWSLSGATPRKDVSTPLHESTMTELSLLATLPPSMAGHSLPTVMATTSLSCTNNSNSGCTGRRASPGDGDAHWDASAGVHCEVIGNVLTVAADEGSPRRLPAEASAAGEDVPVDFTGAALPDLLESKYAIELALPDFEAASLRGVDTALVMVVLLPLCAAGGGGAVEAGDPPLILRSVLARSVGSMQAASALVFGSGVMPVQLTEPLVCVSSTSPLSNDRLVLNLSVTNVTASVARLHSTSFDLHSSCVLCDAAITGGALAGAKQGEPLLTASSLWGEMRPGANLSSMRIIDLLTKLVTITPVVVGEERPPVVLYPGETYTFEFVIEVLPQLCYLLNSQSLEYLYERHYAVPHGVVGGRGSDSSPSGKRGEGGSRSGGGSSAAATFSRGSIVTDCYGQTVPAAEIRGILSYSYLSHLFVYYDLGMGDTASNGGSARKPSRVSGLAHSTELCLRYPARWSFGA; translated from the coding sequence ATGAACGTCCTCCACAGCTTTGTGAAGGTGACCTTCGGCCCAGTCAccgccgcggaggaggacctGGCCAACTCACCTTTCGCGCCGACGGAGAAGATGAAGGTTGTGTCGCGCCAACCCCTAACTTTCTGCCTCACCGTCACGTACGACAACGTGGCAAGGGATGTGTCGAAGGAGCAGGCGGCAAAGACCTTTCTCTCCATGGTCGGTGTCCACTCACTGGAGACAGCGTGGTCGCACCTGTTCGGCGCCGTGCAGGTGGTGCCGTTCCTCCTTTATAAGAGTGACTCGTCGGCGGGGTCAGAGGGCAAAAAGCCGTCTTCTGTGCTGCAGGCGAGCTCTCCATCGATGTTACCCTTCACCTCGGAGGTGTGGATCAACTGCACTGGCAGCGCGTTTGTCTGCGGGACACCGCAGTTTTGGTCGAGTCATCGCTACACGTGGTCTTTGAGCGGCGCGACCCCGAGGAAGGACGTCTCAACGCCGTTGCACGAGTCGACCATGACGGAGCTGTCCCTGTTGGCTACCTTGCCTCCGTCGATGGCGGGGCACTCGCTGCCGACGGTCATGGCAACTACATCGCTGTCGTGTACGAACAATAGCAACAGCGGCTGTACAGGCCGCCGCGCGAGTCCCGGCGACGGTGATGCGCACTGGGACGCCAGCGCCGGCGTCCACTGCGAGGTGATTGGGAACGTGTTGACAGTGGCGGCGGACGAAGGGTCGCCACGGCGGCTACCGGCGGAAgcgagcgctgctggcgaagaCGTGCCCGTTGACTTCACCGGCGCTGCACTCCCGGACTTGTTGGAAAGCAAGTACGCGATTGAGCTCGCGCTGCCCGACTTTGAGGCGGCGTCACTGCGCGGAGTCGACACTGCGCTGGTAATGGTGGTACTGCTGCCGTTGTGTGCTGCtgggggcggtggtgcggtcGAGGCGGGAGACCCGCCACTCATTTTGAGATCGGTGCTGGCGCGTAGTGTGGGCTCGATGCAGGCAGCGTCGGCGTTGGTGTTTGGAAGTGGCGTGATGCCGGTGCAGTTAACGGAGccgcttgtgtgcgtgtcctcAACGTCGCCACTGAGCAACGACCGTCTTGTGCTCAACTTGTCAGTGACAAACGTGACGGCCAGCGTGGCGCGTCTGCACAGCACCTCCTTCGACCTGCACTCGTCGTGTGTGCTGTGTGATGCTGCTATTACCGGTGGTGCCCTTGCTGGTGCGAAGCAGGGTGAGCCTCTCCTCACGGCGAGCTCGCTGTGGGGCGAGATGCGGCCGGGTGCAAATCTGTCAAGCATGCGCATCATCGACCTTCTCACAAAGCTAGTGACGATAACGCCGGTTGTGGTGGGTGAGGAGCGGCCGCCGGTGGTGCTGTATCCTGGCGAGACGTACACCTTCGAGTTTGTGATtgaggtgctgccgcagctgtgctACCTGTTGAATTCGCAGTCGCTTGAGTACCTATACGAGCGCCACTATGCAGTGCCACACGgcgtggtgggtgggcgaggCAGTGACAGTTCGCCAAGCGGCAAGAGGGGCGAGGGCGGGTCTcgtagcggcggcggcagcagcgcggcagccacGTTCAGCCGCGGATCCATTGTCACCGACTGCTACGGCCAGACGGTCCCTGCGGCGGAGATACGTGGCATCTTGTCGTACTCGTACCTGTCGCACCTGTTTGTGTACTACGACCTCGGTATGGGCGACACGGCGAGCAACGGCGGTTCAGCCAGGAAGCCGTCGCGGGTGTCCGGTTTGGCGCACAGCACTGAACTGTGTCTTCGCTACCCAGCACGGTGGTCTTTTGGCGCCTGA
- a CDS encoding hypothetical protein (TriTrypDB/GeneDB-style sysID: LpmP.23.0640), with amino-acid sequence MSIPIPSAMRPVVDSATSDNGSSSSAVRTPVPPIGTTLFLREEGSRTFVPVYHQSSVTLRDLAEEFNVSSVLECDAHGNVQPRAVAFDSPSDVLHSGRHYIARRDARAEAGNSYVTFRGKILVKEYELEHATPPTGHNIKTTTMAGNRAESTFLAHETHSVSAATPFPDRRSLHQGMERNKESYAASGLAAWTPALRRDDNEEDRSTISRALALSAERKRPREDASRASAEGAAASEGSQHRPQAQRVEESQRSSTTRPEKESALQDSTNTACAPPTLSRKSNDVQCSSETAKGDTLIGESAQRSLRFIPFSETASDGSEMYVTLEDLQRLCQEVATQEEEFHKRHKVATDILESARRVLFTAGEVD; translated from the coding sequence ATGAGTATACCCATACCATCAGCGATGCGGCCGGTGGTGGACTCCGCTACGTCAGACAatggaagcagcagcagcgctgtgcgaACACCTGTTCCACCCATTGGGACGACGCTGTTTCTTCGCGAAGAAGGCAGTCGCACGTTTGTGCCTGTGTATCATCAATCGAGTGTGACACTCCGCGATTTGGCCGAGGAGTTCAACGTTAGCAGCGTTCTCGAGTGCGACGCGCACGGAAACGTTCAACCACGCGCAGTAGCTTTTGACTCACCATCGGACGTCTTGCACAGTGGGCGGCACTACATCGCTCGGCGAGACGCACGGGCAGAGGCCGGCAACAGTTACGTTACTTTTCGCGGTAAGATTCTTGTGAAGGAGTACGAGCTAGAGCATGCGACCCCGCCGACAGGCCACAATATAAAGACAACGACAATGGCGGGGAATAGGGCAGAGAGCACCTTTCTTGCACACGAAACCCATTCTGTCTCAGCagccacccccttccccgacAGACGCAGTCTGCACCAGGGGATGGAGAGAAATAAAGAAAGCTATGCAGCTAGTGGGCTTGCTGCATGGACGCCGGCACTGCGGCGGGACGACAACGAAGAGGACAGATCGACCATCTCGCGAGCCCTAGCGCTGTCGGCAGAGCGCAAGCGTCCGAGGGAAGACGCTAGCAGAGCAAGTGCGGagggcgccgcagcgagcgAAGGGAGTCAGCATCGCCCTCAGGCGCAGCGGGTGGAGGAGTCACAGCGTTCCTCAACCACTCGACCCGAGAAGGAGAGTGCTTTGCAGGACTCCACGAACACCGCATGTGCGCCTCCAACGCTATCAAGGAAGTCAAACGACGTGCAGTGCAGCTCTGAAACTGCCAAAGGAGATACATTGATTGGTGAGTCAGCTCAGCGATCGCTACGGTTCATTCCCTTCTCAGAGACTGCTTCAGATGGTAGTGAGATGTATGTAACGCTGGAGGATCTGCAGCGACTGTGCCAAGAGGTCGCCACTCAAGAAGAGGAATTCCACAAGAGGCACAAGGTGGCTACGGACATCTTAGAGAGTGCTCGGCGCGTCCTCTTCACGGCTGGTGAAGTGGACTAA